ACCACCGGGCAGGTCGCCGAGCTGCTCGGCTACCGCACCCGCGCGGGCGTGCACATGGCCGTCCGCCGAGGCGAGCTCCAGGCCGTTGGCAGGCGGGGACGCACCCTCGTGTTTCGCAAGTCCGATGCGATAGCTATGCTGCGGGTGAGACCGAGCGTGGGCGTCGTGACGGGAGAACTCCATCATGACGAATCACCAAGAGCGCCGGGTCGAGCCCGGCATTTGCCAACTGAACAAGAACACATTCCGTCTCCGGGTCCGGATCACAGACTCGACGACGGGGAAGCGCTACGCGAAGTGCCAGGAGTTCGAGGGGAGCCTGCGCTCCGCTCGAAGCGAGCGAGAGGCGCTGCGCGTACAGCTCCAGCAGGGGATGGCGGAGGACCGCACGAAGGTCGAACGCCTGACGGTGGGGACCTGCGCGCACTCGTGGCTGAGCACTTCGCTCGCACGCGGTGACCTCGCCAGGTCCACGGCGCAGAAGTACGCCACCGCCTTGGACCTGCACATCGTGCCGGGCCTCGGCGACCTCTACCTCGACGCCCTTCGTCCAAAGGACATCGAGCAGTGGATGCTGCGCGAGGTGAAGCGCCACAAGCCCAACACCGTGAACTCGTGGAGGACGCAGCTCATCTGCATCCTCAGCTACGCCGAGCGTGACGGCCTCATCGCGCGGAACATCGCGAAGGACGTGAAGCCGCTCAAGCTGCGCGCCGACGCGGACGAGGACAACGCGCTCAGCGTCGCTGAGCTGCGCCAGTACCTCATCGCGTGGGAGCAGACCTACCCGGACCGCTACCCCCTGATCCTGACGCTAGCCCTCACGGGCATGCGCTGGGGTGAGGCCACCGCGCTGCGCTGGGACGACGTGTCGGCGGCCGAGGCAGGCGGCGCCCTCACCGTGCGCCGCTCTCACGTGCGCGGCGAGCTGAAGGAGACGAAGACGAACCGCACGCGGCGCGTCCCGTTTCCGGCTCACCTGGCTCGGGTGCTGCGAGAGCATCGCCTACAGCTGGTGGCCACCCAGGCCCCCGGGCTGAGCGCCGGCTGGGTCTTCCCGTCTTCGAACGGGAAGGTCCGCTCGAACGGCTCGGAGAGCGGTCGCCACCGAGCGGTGCTCCGGAAGATCGGCGTCACTCGCAAGGTGACCATCCACGGTCTTCGTCACACGGCCACCGACCTGCTCCGGCTGGCCCCGGTGGACC
The sequence above is a segment of the Sandaracinaceae bacterium genome. Coding sequences within it:
- a CDS encoding site-specific integrase; its protein translation is MTNHQERRVEPGICQLNKNTFRLRVRITDSTTGKRYAKCQEFEGSLRSARSEREALRVQLQQGMAEDRTKVERLTVGTCAHSWLSTSLARGDLARSTAQKYATALDLHIVPGLGDLYLDALRPKDIEQWMLREVKRHKPNTVNSWRTQLICILSYAERDGLIARNIAKDVKPLKLRADADEDNALSVAELRQYLIAWEQTYPDRYPLILTLALTGMRWGEATALRWDDVSAAEAGGALTVRRSHVRGELKETKTNRTRRVPFPAHLARVLREHRLQLVATQAPGLSAGWVFPSSNGKVRSNGSESGRHRAVLRKIGVTRKVTIHGLRHTATDLLRLAPVDPVVAASIIGHQTDRMREHYSMVGAVEARASGDAIAGLIGLAVPVAP